The genomic interval TATCTGTCTGAGGTGGCATCTGGAGACTCAAAGAAGAGTAAGTAGATCTCTGTTCTGAGGAAGCTTCCGAGTCACACTGTTGCCAAGAACCCATGATCGTTAATTGGCCACTTTTCCTCAGCCTCTGATTATCATGGAAATAAGCAAAACCTATATTTTTGTAATCTGCTGCTTGCAGTGCTTTTTAAGGCTTAAGTGGTATCATCACTGGCCTGATTTGATGTCCACAGTACATAATATCTAGACAATGTTCAATCAGTATCCATTATACAGGAGATGCTCTGTGAAATGAAACATTAATTCTCTTCAACAAAAGCATGATGAGTGAATGGTGTTAATTCATTGGGCCTCTTCTCTCACCATCACAGCCACAGTGGAGAACTCCCAGCAGGCCTACCAGGAGGCATTTGACATCAGCAAGAAGGACATGCAGCCGACACACCCCATCAGGCTGGGCCTCGCTCTCAACTTTTCCGTCTTCTATTATGAGATCCTCAACTCCCCCGAGCAGGCCTGCAGTTTGGCGAAGGCGGTGGGGCACCGTTATACTCTCACACACGTTCCACCATCACACTGCAGTGCCTGCGTGATACAGACACGCCCCTCCTGCTCAGATTTTTTACACAAACCTGCTCTTTAACACCGGTGCTTGTGCTGTTGGCGTTTGCCAAATATTTAAATGAAAAAATAGACTATTGTGATGGTGCTGTGTCATCTGGAGTACCAAGCTTTGTCAATTGGTAGTGTTTTGGAGGCATTTTATTTTGTGGTATTCTGGGCcttataaaacatgtttttttttacccccttccATATACCTGTTTTCCCTATAGGCTTTCGACGAAGCGATCGCCGAGCTTGACACCTTGAACGAGGACTCTTACAAAGACAGCACCTTGATCATGCAGCTACTAAGGGACAATCTCACTGTAAGTACTTACAGCCAATATGCGCCTTGCCAATGTCATGCCATTCAAATGCATTATCGTTCGATAGACTTGGAACTGAATGCCTCGAGTGTATGAATCtaatgtttttttccctctgcaGCTGTGGACATCAGAAAACCAGGGTGACGAGGGGGATGGCGGCGAAGGGGAGAACTAAAGGCGTTGCACATCACTGTTAATCCACCCACACTCTTCTTTCTTTATTTTACACATATACAGCCCATACATCCCTGCTCCATCCAGCCCCCTCCCTTTCTGTATGACAAGCAGCATGAATTGTACCTGACCTACCAGTTGTGCCCTTTCTCAGATATGCTCAGTTGTTAACAAGCAGAGTATTGTTTTGTGAGGATAAAAGAAAAATACATTTACCTGGTTGAGTGGCAAGGCCAttcgcgccccccccccccccctttgattCTCTCCTAACATCTCATAAAGATATGTTCTTTCACCTAGCAAGATATGCATTGATAGTATCCTTTTTTGCTTTGCTAGTGTACTGGCGATTGCTGGTTTTTATTCAAAAGGGTCATTAAACTGTCCGTTTATTTTCAACAAACACTGTGATGCTTAGTTTTTCTCCACATAATCACAAATTCTGGTCGCTAAAATTCAGTACTGTATGTAGCAGTGCAATTCTGCTGTGGCCTCATAGAGAATGGTAGAAGAGGTTGTATTGTGACACTGACTAACATGCATATTGCTGTGTATTGTAAATTCTATTTTGGATCTggaactaaaatgaatacaaggGACTCTAGGTTTTGCCATTCAATGTATGTCCAGCTGAAAAGGAAAAAAACATTCCATTAGAACCTAacattaaaggtagactcagcgaaatAACGTTGCCACACGCAGCACTGCGGATATTGAGATGAGCAAGACTTTGGTCTTACACGGTCACACAGTATCTGTGCATGCGCACAGGTTTGCTTCACATTGTTAGTGTGGTAGGTACGAGACCAAAACAGAGTGAAAGTTGAGCTCCCACTTCAGCGCTCTTAGTTGCAGAAATAGACCCACTATGCTGTTAACTTTCTGCATCGATGTCatttcgctgagtctaccttcaaGATGTTATACATTTTTGTTGAACAAACCGGAGCATTCTCCTAATGTTATGTACTAGAACATTTGACATAAAGGTGCTGTTTGACATTGGTATAATGATACTTTTGTTCTTAAATGTTACTTTTTTGCTTTGCGTAATAGTGACTCGCACATTGGTTCAAAACTGTAAATTGTAAACCCTTTTAAAGTACATTTAAATCTCTTAAATTGTGTTAACCTGCTTGCAAAGAAACACCTTAAAGCTGTTTTACGTTGAACTTTTATATATTGGTTATTAAAGCCTATCTTGAAGGCCTTATGCTGACAGTCCCAActgaccagtcaaaagttagatATCATTTCATAAAGGAAACGATATCTAAGAGAATTCATGCTCTTGCCCACAAAGAGTGTGTAAGCAAGTCCCCTTATGTAAGTTGTGTCAGTCGGAGATGGCATTGATGCTTTAGTTTCGTGTATCTCCAGACTTAAGTCTGGAGTCTATCAGAGGAGACCATATTGTAGTGGAATGCGGTCAGTGGATGGGTTAGATTCTGGAGTAGTGCAAGGAACTTGAAGAAGTAGCTGAATTCACTCAGTGTCACAATACTTTGTCATCACCATAACATTCCACTTAGGTGTTGAATTCATCTGGTTCAGTCTTGCTGAAGACAATGTTTCATGCACTGAAGAAAAATCTCCCCGTTAGCTGAATAAATGGCAGTTATTCTACGCTTAATTTAAAAAATGCAGTAGTGAATGTGGAACCGAGCCTGTCTGTATATCTGGTATCTCCAATTGCTTTGTTTTTACTGACCAGTATTCTGCCTAAAGTTTGCTTCTGTGATGGTTTATATTGCTTAGCGCGCACGTGGTTGTGAAAATTTAGAATAGCATTAAAACAAAAATACACAAAAAAACAACCCCTGGTTATTGACGTAATACTATATTTGTATGTCTTTTAAAACAGTTCTAGTTTCACCCTACATGTTATCAGGAAAGTGTAAAAGACAATTTAAAGTGAAATAAAAGTTTTATCAGTTCCAAATtgtcctgttttgtttttgtaacGAGTGGTTTGTCTGACAGAGTTAAACACTCCcgcatacatttttacatttttacttaGTCTGATAAGCATTATTTAATGTTCAATTAAAACAGGCTGCTTATTTAGTTGACAGAAATTGCACGACACCTCAAAGGCTGCATTTTCACTGGCACTTACAGCTCAATTCTGATATTATTTTcactgattggtcaaaagaacaattagtggaaaaaatgtcaaatgggctgcctgtgtaaatgcagccaaagaagattcaatcagatcaagcattAACCGGATAGCCAACACCcacatagctgatgttttggcagTGTCGAATGTGTAACTGCATTGGAGCTGTCAAATTGGTGAGAAGCTGCTCTTGATCCTTGTCATTAAGCCACACCTTCCTGCTCGCATTAGATGTTCATAATGAGAAAGTTTaggctatatacactgctcaaaaaaataaagggaacacttaaacaacacaatgtaactccaagtcaatcacacttctgtgaaatcaaactgtccacttaggaagcaacaccgattgacaataaatttcacatgctgttgtgcaaatggaatagacaacaggtggaaattataggcatttacatttacatttaagtcatttagcagacgctcttatccagagcgacttacaaatagcaattagcaagacacccccaataaaggagtggttctgcaggtggtgaccacagaccacttctcagttcctatgcttcctggctgatgttttggtcacttttgaatgctggcggtgctttcactctagtggtagcatggcGGCGgcgatgcacatttgtggcctgctggaggtcattttgcagggctctggcagtgctccttgcacaaaggcggaggtagcggtcctgctgctgggttgttgtcctcctacggcctcatccacgtctcctgatgtactggcctgtctcctggtagcgcctccatgctctggacactacgctgacagacacagcaaaccttcttgccacagctcacattgatgtgccatcctggatgagctgcactatctgagccacttgtgtgggttgtagactccgtctcatgctaccactagagtgaaagcaccgccagcattcaaaagtgaccaaaacatcagccaggaagcataggaactgagaagtggtctgtggtcactacCTGcaaaccactcctttattgggggtgtcttgctaattgcctataatttccaccttttgtctattccatttgcacaacagcacgtgaaatttattgtcaatcagtgttgcttctaaGTGGACAGttcgatttcacagaagtgtgattgacgtggagttacattgttttgtttaagtgttccctttatttttttgagcagtgtagaaatGACGCTTAAATTTGAAATGATGAACGAGGATTTCTATCAACCTAATTGAGGAGTAGATTAGGCCTACAagtagcatttcactgttggaacTTGtgaacaaggctgcatgggattgcTCTTAATGCGActccgtgcagccaatggcaatgtccactttaggtataatgccaggagctgcttttggatttgacagctctagcGCAGCTCACCTTTGACACTGACAAAACAACCGCTATGCTGATGTCTGaaagcggatctgattgaataggGCACTTAATCTATTCCTCAGGCGTTCTATTTTCATTTGGTCCTTTCTATAATGGGCTCTTGAATTAGGCTACGTAGTATTGCACACAACCTAGAAATTGAAATGAAGCATCAGGGCACTAGATACATCCTGAAGTGCAGTCATTGACCACAATGAAGATATATGGGGGAAATTGTTATTTTGCTATACCAACAAAAGATTGCCAAATATCAAAATTGATTGAATAGCCCCAGGAATGGACCAGCAGTTCTGAGGATGGGCTTCCCCTTGAGATTGAGTCATTTCTGTGGGGCTCCCTCTTTGAAGTCTGGTTACTCTCATGGATTTTTCCTATTTAGGGAGTTTTACCGTTCAACTCCCCAACACTGCTTATTTCCTATGGGATCATCATGGCACTTGCTTTCTCTTTAAAATTAAATGTTGTGATAGGCCAACCATGAACCCAGTATAGTATGTACCTTGCATTATTTgacagcatttttttttttaaaggtttgaGGGGTTAGTTGTGGAAAACAGGGCAGTGGGTCATGAGATATGCAGTTGAagataaaataaacaaaaatacaaaacacagcTGAAAACAATTTAGTCAGCGAACCGAAAATTAGGAAAATCTGCATAGTTTCCCCGCAGTTAAGTGGCTTACAGTATTATTATATAGATGTTCAACTTCTGAGAACAAGAACCAATCAGCATAAAGTGGCTTGGCTGACCACTCTTGACAGTTACACTATCGAGCAACTTCAAATGGATAGCTTcaaataaataatgtattttctCTCAATTTAATTCCTACTACTACATAGCCTATTTGATACATCTCAAACATTATTCACATTAGCATGCATGTAGAAATGTTATGGCGTATACCCTTAGTGACCTGGAATTGGGTGAAATAGCCAGCCTATGATTAAACCTTAAAGTGCAACTCCACAACTTTTCAGCATTTATATTAGTTATCTCCAGCATATACATACACCCtatatacagaagtatgtggacaccccttcaaattggtggattcagctatatacaaaagtatgtggacaccccttcaaattagtggattcagctatttcagccacacccgttgctgacaggtgtataaaatcgagcacacagccatgcaatctccatagacagccatgcaatcttcattgttttatttcactgtagagccctcagtcccgctAAAAATGCCTTAGAtggctcttttgtcccaccccacaCTCATGCGGAAACCTCACCTAGGTTAACTGACGCCTCCAGAgacaacctctcttatcgtcacccaacgcataggtttacctccactgtactcacatcctaccatacccctgtacagtacattatgccttgaatctattctaccatgcccagaaatctgctcattTAATTCTCTGTTCCGAATGCACTAGACAAGCAGTtattatagcctttagccatacccttatccgactcctctgttcctctggtgatgtagaggtaaacccaggccctgtagcccctaGTACTACACCTActccccaggcgctatcatttgttgacttctgtaaccgtaaaagccttggtttcttgcatgttaacatcagaagcctcctccctaagtttgttctattcactgctttagcaaagtccgccaaccctgatgtcctagccgtgtctgaatcctggcttaggaaggccaccaagctcaaggtactaaacaatatcataaccaccatcgacaaaagacaatactgtgcagccgtcttcatcgacctggccaaggctttcgactctgtcaatcaccgcattcttatcggcagcctcaacagccttggtttctcaaatgactgcctcgcctggttcagagagttcagtgtgtcaaatcggagggcctgttgtccggacctctggcagtctctatgggggtgccccAGGGTTCAATTTTCGGGACCacttttttctctgtatacatcaatgatgtcgctcttgctgctggtgattctctgatccacctctacgcagacgacaccattctgtatacttctggcccttctttggacactgtgttaacaaatctccagacaagcttcaatgccatacaactctacttccgtggcctccaactgctcttaaatgcaagtaaaactaagtgcatgcttttcaaccgactGCTTCCCGCATCCTCCCACCCGagtagcatcactactctggacggttctgacttagaatatgtggacaattacaaacacctaggtgtctggttagactgcaaactctccttccagactcacatcaagcatctccaatccaaaattaaatctagaatcggcttccaatgtcgcaacaaagcatccttcactcatgctgctgctccagtttcaactgttctgcctgcggctatggaaccctgacctgttcaccggacgtgctacctgtcccagacctgctgttttcaactctctagagacagcaggagcggtagagatactcttaatgatcggctatgaaaagccaactgacatttactcctgaggtgctgacttgctgcaccctcgacaactactgtgattattattatttgaccatgctggtcatttatgaacatttgaacatcttggccatgttgttataatctccacccggcacagccagaagagggctggccagccctcatagcctggttcctctctaggtttcttcctaggttttggcctttctagggaatgtttcctagccaccgtgcttctacacctgcattgcttgctgtttggggttttaggctgggtttctgtacagcactttgagatatcagctgatgtaagaagggctatataaataaatttgatttgatgctgccaagcataccctcgtaaaactgactatccctccgatccttgacttcggcgatgtcatttacaaaatagcctccaacactctactcagcaaattggatgcagtctatcaaagtgccatccattttgtcaccaaagccccatatactacccaccactgcgacctgtatgctctcgttggctggccctcgcttcatattcgtcgccaaaccccctgactccaggtcatctataagtctttgctaggtaaagccctgtcttatctcagctcactggtcaccatagcagcacccacccgtagcacgcgctccagcaggtttatttcactggtcacccccaaaaccaactcccaaagcctttccttccagttctctgctgccaatgactggaacaaattgcaaaaatcactgaagctggagactcatattgctaggtaaagccctgtcttatctcagctcactggtcaccatagcagcacccacccgtagcacacgctccagcaggtttatttcactggtcacccccaaaaccaactcccaaagcctttccttccagttctctgctgccaatgactggaacgaattgcaaaaatcactgaagctggagactcatatctccctcactaactttaagcatcagctgtcagagcagcttacagaccattgcacctgtacatagcccatttgtaaatagcccacccaactacctcatccccatattgttattatttttgttgttgcgcctttgcaccccagtatctctacttgcacattcatcttctgctcatctatcactcccatgtttaattgctaaattgtaattatttcaccactatggcctatttattgccttacctccctaatcttacttcatttgcacacactgtatatagacttttctattgtgttattgactgtacgtttgtttattccatgtgtagctgtgttgtttgtgtcgcactgctttgctttatcttggccagttcgcagttgtaaatgagaacttgttctcaactggcctacctggttaaataaaggtgaaattaaaaaaattaagacacattggtagtagaatggcctgtatTGAAGAACTCTGTGACCAACGTGGCAccgccataggatgccacctttcaaacaagtcagttcctcaaatttctaccctgctagagctgccctggtcaactgtaagtgctgttattgtaaagtggaaacatTTAGGTGCAACAATGGcacagccgcgaagtggtaggcctcacaaactcacagaacaggACAGCCGAATGCTAAAGCACGTAAAAATCATatgttctcggttgcaacactcactacagagttccaaactgcctctggaagcaacgtcaagaAGAACAAGAACTGTTcaccgggagcttcatgaaatgggtttccatggccgagcagccgcacacaagcctatgatcaccctgcgcaatgtcaagcgtcggctggagtggtgtaaagctcgccaccattggactctggagaagtggaaacgcgttctatggaatgattaatcacgcttcaccatctggtagtcggATGaaagaatctgggtttggtggatgccaggagaacactacctgcccgaatgcatagtgccaactgcaaagtttggtggaggaggaataatggtctggggctgtttttcatggttcgggctagcccccttaattccagtgaaggggaatcttaacgctacagcatacaatgacattcaagacaattctgtgcttccaactttgtgacagtttggggaaggctctttcctgtttcagtatgacaatgcccctgaGTATAATGCGatgtccacacagaaatggtttgtcaagatcagtgtggaagaacttgactggcctacacagagcactgatgtcaaccccatcgaacacctttggaatggaTTGCAACACCAACAGTgagacaggcctaatcgcccaacatcactacccgacctcactaatgcttgtgtggatgaatggaagcaagtccctgcagcaatgttccaacatctagtggaaagccttcccagaagatgaatggctgttatagaagcaaaggggggaccaaattCATATTAATGCTTATGATTTTGGAAAGAGATGttagacgagcaggtgtccacatactttgacCATGTAGGATACTTGCATTTGGAAAAAGATGTTCAAACATTAGGTAATTGAAGCAACAACTAGACAATGGAAAACAACTAGTTTCACAACTGGTATCATCCAATTCAGCCCCCATCAGGGAGGATGAGAGTTTGATTTGTTCCGTTTGTTTCCTGAATCCTAATCAGCGAAAAAAATGACATCTAAAGATTATGCATTACTGATAGAATTGTCAGCATGTTCGGTGATACAGGTGGTAATGATGTTTCAATATGGTCTTAAAATCACAATAATACGGTAACTATCTCTTTCTCTGGTATAGTGTTACTTTCCTCGACTCAATGAAAATACCCATAAAatgttaagatttttttttttatttaacctttatttaaactaggcaagtcagttaagaacaaattcttacttacaatgacggcctacaccggccaaacccggacgacgctgggccaattgtgcgccgccctatgggactcccaatcacgcagtgccttagatgcagtgccttagacctctgtgcCACTCGGAAGCCCAAGATAACTAcgatcttaaagggatagtttaccTATAGATGTATTAAAGATAATATAAATAGGTGCTTATATTAGAATTTTCATGCTTTATGtccaaatcatcctaaagtatctaAATATTGATTGTGTAACTCAAATAAGTTACTTAAAATGATTTGGACATTAAGTGCGAGAATGCTAATATAGGTACgattgacttgcattggatttgtgccataaatgctaaaaagttagcatttgaAATAGTGACCAGCTAAACAAAAAACAATGCATGAATTGCTGTCCTACCTCGTCCATAGAATGCTTACAGAGTAAGTCTGTAAGTAAAccaatgtaattttgtaatttgggtgaattacACCCAACTACAACAGTATTTGATCGTGAAAATCTCTTATGCTAGTGGAAATACATACAAATGCATAGTCCTTGTGAAACAATGGTTGAATGCTATATTTTCAGTTTCATGCAGTGATTGCATGATGTATATGAAGGCTAAATATGCACTGCATTGACTGTGCTTCCTCTGTAGTAGTCAAAGCAATACTCCATCTTGAGTGGATTTAAGTTAAACAGGCCAGGAAATAGATTGGAAAACCTGCTTCTGTGAGTGAATACAGGCACTTCAGGCATGTACACCAGGTCAGCGTAGGCTCCTTCACATCCACAGGCAACCATCCGAATCACAAGCTCATTTCTTCTTTTGCACTTCCAGCAGTAAATTCTGTCCGGCTGTGTTCTTTGGCTCAACTTTCAGCAAGCTGTTTAGATCTTCAATGCAAGCTTTGTAGTCCTGAAAGGCAAAATGAACACATCAAACAAAATGCAAAAACTCCATACAATGTACTAACAATTTTTTGTTCATCAGCAAGGCTCTCACTTTCAGCTCCTTGTGTGCCTGTGCTCGTCTGTACAGTGCCTTGATATTAGCGGAGTCGAGTCGCAGGGCCTCTTCACAATCTTGCAGTGCCTCCTTGTACATCTTCACAGAGAGGTAGCAAAGTGCCCTATTTAGTACAAAAGGCACAAATTAGTCCCATATAGGAATTATGCACATCCCTTGTACAACAGGAGCTGGGCAATAACATTTCACAGAACTATATAACAATGCAGAGTTGGGAATACCACGCCCAAGGGTTTGTTGGCATTTGTCTACACACCAGATAGACATTATTAGTCTCACCTATTTGTGTAAGTTGTGATTTCTGAGGAATTGTGTTTGAGGCTCTGAGTGTATTTCTCTATGGCTTTCTTGTACTCTCCTTTTTTCACCTGCGCATTGCCTTCCTCTTTCAGGGTTAGGGCTTTTTTAATGGAAACCTCTCCTGGGACTGAAAAAAATAAATGATACATcttattattgactgtacatcTGTTCCAGGTTGTACAAAGATGAGAATCCAATAGTAATAGCCAAATTATTAACAGCATTTTGTGTTTCTACTCATATTTGAGAGACTGAATCCTATGAAAGACCAACCAGATTTCTTATTTTCTCTGGTGCCATTGTGTTGCGTTGTTTGTTGGCTTGTTGCCAGAGACAATTTTTCTTTGACGGCCATCGGAACAGTGGGAATAAGTGGGAGCTTCTCTCGCCATGAGAGTCCATCCACCTCTGTCAGACACTTCGTCATTCTAGAAGGAAAGAGGGTGAACAAGTTGTACATTCCACTATCTTGATTACGTCCCCTATATATGACAGAAGTTCTCAGAAGTTAAAGGACTTTAAAGGGT from Salvelinus fontinalis isolate EN_2023a chromosome 18, ASM2944872v1, whole genome shotgun sequence carries:
- the LOC129814783 gene encoding mitochondrial import receptor subunit TOM34-like; the encoded protein is MSQKRRSQSWTELKQAGNEFFKTGQYGEAASIYSQAIKEVEKSGKKNPEDLSILYSNRAASYLKGGNCWECVKDCTVSLDLVPFGIKPLLRRAAAYEALERYRLAYVDYKTALQIDCNIPAAHDGTSRMTKCLTEVDGLSWREKLPLIPTVPMAVKEKLSLATSQQTTQHNGTRENKKSVPGEVSIKKALTLKEEGNAQVKKGEYKKAIEKYTQSLKHNSSEITTYTNRALCYLSVKMYKEALQDCEEALRLDSANIKALYRRAQAHKELKDYKACIEDLNSLLKVEPKNTAGQNLLLEVQKKK